The following coding sequences lie in one Streptococcus suis genomic window:
- a CDS encoding GNAT family N-acetyltransferase: MITEITYNNLPQYKDDILELLREVYSSSFVIDDSYLCTVVNEKYADMSRILANNTGFVLSYIEKSEVLGFLWYYHKNDFGVDKIFINFIATKHSVRGRGIASQLLFRLKEVAKARGISNIELIVTTSNETAVQFYEHHDFTEYRKVMVLEMENDDKKNNLS, encoded by the coding sequence ATGATTACAGAAATAACGTATAATAATCTTCCTCAATATAAAGATGACATATTGGAATTATTGAGAGAGGTATACAGTAGTAGCTTTGTCATTGACGATTCGTATTTGTGCACAGTTGTAAATGAAAAATATGCAGATATGTCAAGGATATTGGCGAATAATACAGGTTTTGTACTCTCCTATATTGAGAAGAGTGAAGTTTTAGGTTTTTTATGGTATTATCATAAAAATGATTTTGGGGTTGATAAAATTTTCATAAATTTTATTGCAACAAAACATTCTGTACGTGGTCGGGGTATTGCAAGTCAATTGTTGTTTCGCCTAAAGGAAGTTGCAAAGGCGAGAGGTATTTCGAATATTGAACTTATAGTAACCACTAGTAATGAAACAGCTGTTCAATTTTATGAGCATCATGATTTTACAGAATACAGAAAAGTCATGGTGTTGGAGATGGAGAACGATGATAA
- a CDS encoding sugar transferase: MTRKQGIYERYLKRTLDVVLSFLALIVLSPVISIVAILVRLKLGTPIFFTQERPGKDEKIFKMYKFRTMTDEKDANGHLLPDSVRLTSFGKFLRSTSLDELPELWNILKGDMSIVGPRPLLIKYLPYYSEREKFRHSVRPGLTGLSQINGRNCLDWDTRLELDVRYSLNITMWTDIQILLKTVLKVVKREDVVVVDTGTIKDLDIERKNDYRNNV, from the coding sequence ATGACAAGAAAACAAGGGATTTATGAAAGATATTTAAAACGTACACTTGACGTTGTGCTATCATTCTTAGCGCTAATCGTATTATCACCAGTTATCTCAATAGTAGCTATTCTAGTGCGTTTGAAACTTGGAACACCGATCTTTTTCACGCAAGAACGACCAGGAAAAGACGAGAAGATTTTTAAAATGTACAAGTTTAGAACGATGACGGATGAAAAAGATGCAAATGGTCATTTATTGCCAGATAGTGTACGTCTAACCTCCTTTGGAAAGTTTTTACGTTCTACCAGCTTGGATGAATTGCCAGAATTATGGAATATTTTAAAAGGGGATATGAGTATTGTTGGACCACGGCCACTTCTAATCAAATACTTACCGTACTATTCTGAACGTGAGAAATTTCGTCATTCAGTTAGGCCAGGTCTTACTGGGTTGTCTCAAATAAATGGTAGAAATTGCTTGGATTGGGATACAAGGTTAGAATTAGATGTCCGATACTCCCTAAACATTACGATGTGGACTGATATTCAAATTTTATTAAAAACAGTTCTTAAAGTTGTAAAACGTGAAGATGTAGTGGTAGTGGATACTGGTACAATAAAAGATTTAGATATTGAAAGAAAAAATGATTACAGAAATAACGTATAA
- a CDS encoding polysaccharide biosynthesis protein produces the protein MSRSLKVLILIAVDLIMMAVSMYASMQFLDILFSMTWSTFGLTYVLVGAVYVFFSRKQRLFSRVTRFTDQDTLLRLTFSLVLAYVVGFLFSALVLHFVSFRFSLISLVFSIVLLTFPRLAWRSYYQIHNRKVGASNQSLSTLVVGAGEGAHLFIKTIGEEKLPYRIVGIVDDDVKKRGTHIGGVGVLGTSRDIPDIILQQDVKQVVIAIPSLSGKERERIVEICQQAHVPVFNMPNIEDVLSGKLSISALREIDIADLLGRPEVVLQQERLSEYFAQKTVLVTGAGGSIGSEICRQVARFSPKRLLLLGHGENSIYLIHRELQASYKGVIDIVPIIADIQDRERLFQILADYRPNIVYHAAAHKHVPLMEYNPHEAVKNNIFGTKNIAEAAKANKVEKFVMVSTDKAVNPPNVMGATKRVAEMIVTNLNEKDSTQFVAVRFGNVLGSRGSVVPLFKEQIKNGGPVTVTDFRMTRYFMTIPEASRLVIQSGYLAKGGEVFVLDMGEPVKILDLARKVIKLSGHTEEEIGIVESGIRPGEKLYEELLSTDERVSEQIYDKIFVGRVQNYDKETVEQFIQSLAEKSTEALKKTLIDFAKQE, from the coding sequence ATGTCTAGAAGTTTAAAAGTCCTTATATTAATTGCCGTGGATTTGATAATGATGGCTGTTTCGATGTATGCAAGTATGCAATTCCTAGACATTCTTTTTTCGATGACTTGGTCCACTTTTGGGCTTACCTACGTCCTTGTTGGTGCGGTCTATGTGTTTTTTTCTAGAAAACAGAGGCTTTTTTCAAGAGTAACACGCTTTACTGATCAAGATACGTTGTTGAGACTGACTTTTAGTTTAGTACTTGCTTATGTCGTCGGATTTCTGTTTTCTGCGCTTGTCTTACATTTTGTAAGTTTTCGTTTTTCTCTTATCTCCCTCGTTTTTTCAATCGTATTATTAACTTTTCCACGTTTGGCTTGGAGGAGCTATTATCAAATTCATAATCGAAAAGTAGGGGCATCAAATCAGTCTCTATCTACATTAGTGGTCGGTGCAGGTGAAGGGGCACATTTGTTTATAAAAACAATCGGCGAAGAAAAACTTCCTTATCGTATTGTCGGTATTGTTGATGATGATGTAAAGAAGAGGGGAACTCATATTGGCGGTGTGGGTGTTTTGGGAACGAGCCGAGATATTCCAGATATTATCCTTCAACAAGATGTGAAACAAGTTGTCATTGCGATTCCCTCGTTATCAGGTAAAGAACGTGAGCGCATTGTTGAGATTTGCCAGCAAGCACATGTTCCAGTATTCAATATGCCGAATATTGAGGATGTTCTATCTGGGAAGTTATCCATCAGTGCACTGAGGGAAATTGATATTGCTGATTTGCTAGGAAGACCTGAGGTGGTCTTGCAACAAGAACGTTTGAGTGAGTATTTTGCGCAAAAAACAGTTTTGGTTACTGGTGCAGGGGGTTCAATCGGTTCGGAGATTTGTCGGCAGGTTGCGCGTTTTTCACCCAAGCGATTACTGTTATTGGGGCATGGTGAAAATTCTATTTACCTCATTCATAGAGAATTGCAGGCTAGCTATAAGGGTGTGATTGACATTGTTCCAATCATTGCTGATATCCAAGACAGAGAGCGCTTATTTCAGATTCTTGCTGACTATCGTCCCAATATCGTTTATCATGCAGCAGCACATAAGCATGTTCCTTTGATGGAATACAATCCACATGAAGCAGTAAAAAACAATATTTTCGGTACAAAAAATATCGCCGAAGCGGCTAAGGCGAATAAGGTTGAGAAGTTTGTCATGGTTTCGACAGATAAAGCTGTTAATCCACCAAATGTCATGGGAGCAACAAAACGTGTTGCAGAAATGATTGTCACAAACTTAAATGAAAAAGACAGTACGCAATTTGTTGCCGTACGCTTTGGTAATGTACTAGGCAGTCGAGGAAGTGTTGTTCCACTCTTTAAAGAACAGATAAAGAATGGAGGTCCTGTTACAGTGACCGACTTCCGTATGACTCGTTACTTCATGACGATTCCTGAAGCTAGTCGATTAGTGATACAGTCGGGTTATCTAGCGAAGGGTGGAGAGGTATTTGTTTTGGATATGGGAGAACCCGTTAAGATTTTGGACTTGGCACGTAAAGTCATCAAACTCAGTGGGCATACTGAGGAAGAAATTGGTATTGTCGAATCGGGTATTCGACCAGGTGAAAAATTGTACGAAGAATTGCTCTCTACGGATGAACGAGTCAGCGAACAAATCTATGACAAAATTTTTGTTGGTCGAGTGCAAAATTATGACAAGGAAACGGTCGAACAATTCATCCAAAGTTTAGCTGAAAAATCTACTGAAGCCTTGAAAAAAACTTTAATTGACTTTGCAAAACAGGAATAG
- a CDS encoding aminotransferase DegT, with protein MAFERSRSFFPFENKVWLSSPTMHGDEMTYMQEAYNSNWMTTAGSNINALEELLQDYTKSEHAVALSSGTAALHLAIKLAGVKAGDYVFCSDMTFSATVNPVTYEGGIPIFIDSEADTWNMDPKALEKAFELYPDVKVVVLVHLYGVPAKLDEIQEICEKHGAILIEDAAESLGATYKEKQTGTFGRYSIISFNGNKIITGSSGGALLTSDLHAANKTRKWSTQAREQAAWYQHEEIGYNYRMSNVIAGVVRGQMPYLEQHIAQKKAIYERYQEGLKDLPIQMNPFDAENSSPNYWLSCLTINPEAMTKQVRSDNDVLYTKAKGKTCPSEILDALNSINAEGRPIWKPMHLQPIFRLNPFVTARGDGRAQTNAYIVEETAEVGTDIFERGLCLPSDNKMTVEEQNRIIEVIRACFE; from the coding sequence ATGGCGTTTGAACGTTCAAGGAGCTTTTTCCCTTTTGAAAATAAAGTTTGGCTCTCATCTCCCACAATGCATGGAGATGAAATGACCTATATGCAAGAAGCATATAATAGCAATTGGATGACAACAGCAGGTTCTAATATCAATGCTCTAGAAGAATTGCTCCAAGATTATACAAAGAGCGAACATGCGGTGGCCTTATCATCTGGTACAGCTGCTTTGCATCTGGCTATCAAATTGGCAGGAGTGAAGGCAGGTGATTATGTTTTTTGTTCCGACATGACTTTTTCAGCGACAGTCAATCCTGTGACATATGAAGGTGGGATTCCAATCTTTATTGACTCAGAAGCAGATACCTGGAACATGGATCCTAAAGCATTGGAAAAAGCTTTTGAGTTGTATCCAGATGTGAAGGTAGTGGTACTGGTTCATCTGTATGGCGTTCCAGCAAAACTTGACGAAATCCAAGAAATCTGTGAAAAGCATGGTGCGATTTTGATCGAAGATGCAGCAGAGTCATTAGGGGCAACCTATAAAGAAAAGCAGACAGGGACATTTGGTCGCTATTCCATCATCTCCTTTAATGGAAATAAGATTATTACCGGTTCAAGTGGCGGTGCATTACTAACTTCTGACTTACATGCAGCCAATAAGACGAGGAAATGGTCAACACAGGCGCGTGAGCAAGCTGCTTGGTATCAACATGAGGAAATCGGCTATAACTATCGTATGAGTAATGTGATAGCTGGAGTGGTGCGTGGACAGATGCCATATCTTGAGCAACACATTGCACAGAAAAAAGCTATCTATGAACGCTATCAGGAAGGTCTGAAAGATTTACCTATTCAGATGAATCCTTTTGATGCGGAAAATAGTTCACCAAACTACTGGTTGTCCTGTCTGACTATCAATCCAGAAGCAATGACCAAGCAAGTTCGTTCGGATAATGATGTACTTTATACGAAGGCAAAAGGAAAGACTTGTCCGTCAGAAATTTTAGATGCCCTGAACTCAATAAATGCTGAAGGTCGTCCTATCTGGAAGCCCATGCATTTGCAGCCCATTTTTAGGTTAAATCCTTTTGTAACTGCAAGGGGAGATGGTCGTGCACAAACAAATGCCTACATTGTAGAAGAAACCGCTGAAGTAGGGACAGATATCTTTGAAAGAGGGTTGTGCCTACCGAGTGATAATAAAATGACAGTGGAAGAGCAAAATCGCATTATCGAAGTAATTAGAGCATGTTTTGAGTAG